The Vampirovibrio chlorellavorus nucleotide sequence GGTGCGGGCGACCGTGAGGATAGTGCCACAGAAATGATGACCGCCGATGGCCGAGCCGCAAGGCGAGGCACAGGTAAGGGTGCAACGGTGGGGTAAGAGCCCACCGGCAGGGTCGAGAGGCCCTGGCCAGGTAAACCCCGACAGGTGCAAGGTGCCGGAGATACTGTAGGCAACTGTTTACAAGTCTCCAATGGAAGCCGCATTGAATTGCAAGGGCTGCTCGTCCGCTTCCCGTATCCCGCTAGAGCTGGTTGGAAACAGCCAGTCGAGACAGATGATCGTTTACAACAGAACCCGGCTTATGGCTGTCTCTTTTCACTTTTCCGTCCGTTTTTCAGTCCGTTTCAACCCTGCGTCCGCTTAGGTGCTTCAGGGTACGGGTGGACCTTGTTGCGCCTCAGGCTCCGGGCTCATGGGGGCTTCCAGGGGTTGGGGCATTGCTTGCACAGGCGGTGGCGCCTCTCGGCGTATTTCCTGTGAGGGACCCTGCGAGGGACGTGGCAGACGGGGGGGCGGGGCTGTCATTGCCGCACGATTGCCACTGGGGCCTACGGTGCTTTTATCGCTGCCCGGCGGGGCTTGCTTTTCGCTACCCGTGGGCGGCGGGGGTAGTTTGTCCGGTAAAGGCTGAGGGTACTCGTTTTCCAGCAACGCATCATCTGAAATGGGCGGCAGGTTTACATCGCTGGCCATGGGGGGCTCATCCGCGTCTTTTTTACCGGCCTCTCCCGCTTTTCCACCGAAGTCAATCTCCCGGGAGTCTGACGGTACGTTGACCGTGGAGCGGGTCAGCCCATCGGCCTTGCTGTCGGGACTCATGGTGGAGGTCTGGTTGAAGGCGCCGCCAATGTCCGGGGCCGATTCTGGCAGTCGGGTATTAAAGTCCAGATTCACGTTTTTGAAAAACAGGCTGAAAAAGATGATCAGAATCACCAGAGAAACGGCCACGGTGGAGAAAAAGAGGATTAATAAGTTCTTGGGGCCCATTACACTGAGTCTCTTTCTGCTTTTGGTTCTGCTTTCTGGTTGAAATACGAGGGTTGTGGTTCCCTAGACCACGGCCCGGACTTTGCAACAGGATAACCGGATGTCGGCCCACTCTTCGGCCAAAGTGCGCATGCAGGCCAGGGCAAAGGGTTCTACCTGATCGCCCATGCCCAGCTCGGTGGCCAGACCGGAGGCCTCCACCGGAGCGCCTTGCGGGTCGATATTGATCCCGGTATGAATCAGGATGGAGGTGGGGCTGAGCGTGCAAATCGACACGGACAGCTTGGCGGTGTCCTCAAAAAACAGATCATCTCCCCGCCGCCGGATGCGGGCTTCCGGGTTTAACAGGTTGATGCGATCCTGAATGATGGAGGTGAACAGGCGCTGCAGCAGGACGCCTTCCTGCAGGGTGATGCCGAACACTTCCACAATAAAATTCAGCATTTTTTTAGAATAGATGTAGTCATCATTCAGCACGTCTTCCAGATCGACCATGCTGTCCTGATCCACTTCGCAGGGGCCGATAAACGCCACGACGGAGTCCCCCAGAATACCGTAGTTCCGGTAAATCCAGTGGTTGTTGAGTTCCTTGCCTGTATAAGGCGTTTCTTCGGGCACAAAATGATACTTCATAGCACTAGTGTACACCACTTTCAGGGTTCGTGTTGGCCCCGCCGCCCGTGATTGGTAACGGCGCCGCCAGCGTGGCGGGGCGGCGGTTGGCGTTGGGATCGATGAGGGGTTTGAGTTCTCCGCTGTTGTTGTCGTTGTTCATGGGAACCCCGCCCGCGCCGGGATGCAAGGGAGAATAGCCATAGGCCGGATCGTCCACGGCTGGGGCCTTGGCGGTGGGGCTGGCGGGCGAAGCGCTGGGCTTCTCTTCATCCAGCGCTGCACTTTCAGCACTTTCCTGCTTTGGCCCCAGATACTTTTTTTCCACCAGGATTTTGGGCGGTTTGGGAAATTCAACGGCCTGAATGGGGTACATTTTGTAGTACTCCCGGGCAAAGTTACCCCACACCGTAACCGAGTTGGAACTGAAAACGCCACGCAGGGGCACGTATTTGTCGTTGCCCATCCACACGCTGCCCACCATGTCGGCGGTGAAGCCGCTGAACCAGATGTCCCGCATCTCATCGGTGGTACCCGTTTTTCCGGCAACGGCCCGACCGGGAATAATGGCGTTCTTGCCGGTTCCTTTTTCCACCACGTCCTGCAGAATGGAAATCAGGTTGTAGACCGGCCCTTCCTCAAAGCGACGCTCTGGCTGGGGGCGCTCCAGATGGATTTCTCGGCCCCGGCTGTCTTCCACTTTCATCAACACCGTGGGGGGTAGGTAAATTCCGCCACGGGCGATGGTGGAGTAGGCCGTAATCACTTCCAGCGGAGAAATCCCCGCGGAGCCCAGCAGGCTGGAGAAGTTGGCGTCAATGGGGGAGGTGATACCCGCCAGCCGGGCGGTCTCAATGACCGGATCGATGCCCATTTTTAACCCCAGTTTAACCGTGGGGGTGTTACGAGAGAGGGTTAAGGCCTTGCGAATGGTCATAGAGCCCATGTAGCGACCGTCCCAGTTGTGGGGGCACCAGTTGCTGTAGCCGTTGTTAAAGCACACCGGACTATCGGAAATCTGGCTTTCCGGGGACACCAGCCCCAAGCGGAAGGCCGTCAGGTATACCAGCGGTTTGAAGGTGGAGCCAATGGCCCGGTGCTGCTGGGTGGCGTGGTTGAACTGGTTTTTTTCAAAATCCCGGCCGCCCACCAGGGCCAAAATATGCCCGTTGGCCAGGTTTTGGACGATGAAGGAGCCTTCCGAAGCGCCGGAGTATTTGATTTTATCCATCTCATCATACAGCGCCTTCTCTGCCAGTTCCTGTACCGGCTGATCCATGGTGGTATAGACTTTCAAGCCACCCTGACGCACCGCGCTGTCCCCAAACTTTTCTTTCAGTTGCTCTACCACGTACTGAATAAAGAACGGGTGCTTGGAGGGCTTGGGCAACTGGCGGTTCAGCTCCAGTTGCTCGGTGGCGGCCTTGGCCCGTTGTTCCTCGGTAATATAGCCAAAGGTCACCATGGCTCCCAATACTTCCAGCTGACGTTTGCGGGCCGCTTTGGGGTAAGCGTAGGGGGAGATACCTTCAGGGGCCTTTAACAAGCCCGCCAGCAGGGCGCTTTCTCCAATGGTCAGGTCTCGGGCGGGTTTTTTAAAATATCGGCGGGCCGCTTTTTCAATGCCGTAGCTTTGATTGCCCCAATACACCTGGTTCAGGTACATTTCCAGAATCTTGTTTTTATCGTAGTGCCGCTCCACCCGCATGGCCAGAAGGGCTTCCGCCACCTTACGGGTAATGGCCCGTTCCGGGCTCAGAAACAGGTTTTTCACCAGCTGCTGGGTCAGGGTGCTTCCCCCTTGCACGTCCTCGCCCCGGAAGTTTGCTGACGCGGCCCGCAGGGTCCCCCGGATATCAACGCCGTTATGCTCATAAAAGCGGTTGTCCTCAATGGCCATGACCGCCCGCTGGATGTTGGGGGAAATGTCTTTCAGGGGGACCACCACCCGGTCTTCATCCCCGTGGATATTGGCAATTAGCGTGCCGTTACGGTCGTAAATCCGGGTGCTTTCATACGGGTGCCACTCATGCAGCACCTTGACGTTGGGTAAAGCGGCGGCGGCTTCGGCCAGTTTGTTTCCCAACAGTACGGAGAGCAGAAAAATCAGGAAGGTAAAGACCGACACCGTGGTGATGAGGATGATTAACCCCAGCCTGTCCTGAACCACTTCGCTTTTACGGCGAACGTCTACGGGCAACTCAAATTGTCGGTCAGCCATTTTCTGCCATCACTCTTCATCAGCAACGTTTTTCAAACTCTGAACTGGCTTGAGAAAATCCTTAAACAACCAACCGGGTGAAGCAGGCCAATTTCAGATAAAAACGATTTAGCACACTGAGAAGATTATATCTGTTTTTTCGCACTGCATCATCCGGATCGTTCACCATGACTTTTTCAAAGAACGATTCCACGGCGGGAGACAAAGCGGACAATTGTTCGCTGAGCTGGGTATAGCTGGCGTGAATGCCTTGCGACTCAAGATGGCTCAACTGATCCAGCAGGGCCTGTTCAGCCTCGTCCCGCAAGTGAGCCGCCTGAACCAGGGCCACGGTGGCTTGCGGGTTATAATGCTGCCCCAGAATTTTATAAATCCGGTTGGCGGGCTCATAGACCTTTTTCAGGGTGTCCTCGTTCTGGGTCAGTTGCTTCAGGGCTTCCAGACGGGTCAGTACGTCGGCCAAATCCCGTAAGGGTGAGGTGTCGGACTCCAGCACGGCGTCAATCAGGTCATACCGGTTGTCCTGCTCCAGTAACCAGCCCCGGAATCGTTGCAGGATGAACGTGTTTACCAAATTCAGCGTGGTTTTCTCATCCTCGAATTTGGCCGTGGGGGGGGCGCTGCTCACCAGCGCCTGATAAGCCTGCCCCATCAGGGCCAGCAAATCCACGGTCAGTTTATTTTCCAGCACCGTCTGGATAATACCGCTGGCCATGCGGCGCAGACCCAGCGGATCTTTGGAGCCGGAGGGCAGTTTTGCGTTCTTCTGGCTGAACACGGCCACGATGGTGTCAATCTTATCGGCCAGACTGACGGCAATGCCCACCGGGGACTGAGCCACCAGATCTCCCGTAAAGCGGGGCAGGTAATGTTCAAAAATGGCTTCGGCCACCGCCTCGGGCTCTCCGGAAAGGCTGGCGTACTTGCGACCCATGGCCCCCTGGAGTTCAGTGAACTCAAAGACCATGCCGGTCACCAAATCGGTTTTGGCCAATTGGGCGGCCCGCTGAGTCAGGGCCTGTTGCGGGGCATCGTATCCCAAGGCGGCGGCTACCTGCTGGGCCAGTTTCTCCAGACGCAAGGCTTTTTCGTACATGCTGCCCAGCCCTTTTTGGAAGGTAATGCCCTTCAGGCTTTCCAGCCGGTCGATCAGGGGGATTTTTTGATCTTCCAGAAAGAAGAATCGGGCGTCTTCCAGCCGGGCGGTCAACACCTTCTCGTTGCCGTGGCGAATGGTTTCCGCGGCCTGTTTGCGCCCGTTGGAAACGGTCATAAAATAGGGCATCAGTCGGCCATCGGCGGCCCGCACCGGAAAATACTTCTGGTGGGCGGTCATGACCGTGGTGGTCACCTCTTCGGGAATGTCCAGAAAGCGCTCCTCAAAGCGTCCGACGACCACAGAGGGTTGTTCTACCAGCATGGTGACCGTATCCAGCAGGCGCTCGTTTTCCACAACGGTGCCGCCCAGTTGCTGGGCGCTGGCTTGCAGCTCTTCCCAAATGAGTTGACGACGCACACACTGATCCGCCAGCACGGCCCCTTCGGCTTTCAGTTTGTTCAGGTACTCATCCACCGAGGCGATGGTCACCGGCCCCTGAGCCATGACCCGGTGCCCGTGGGAGACGGTGTCCGAGTTCACCGGGCCAATGCTGAGCGGCAGATGCTGGTTGTTCCACAAGGACACCAGCCAGCGAATGGGGCGGGAAAAGCGAATGGTGTTGCTGCCCCAGGCCATAAAGTGGGAGCCGCTCAGGCCAAGCACAATGCCGGGCAGCAGTTCCGCCAGCAGTTCCCGGGTGGGGCGGCCTTTAAGTTGTTGATTCAGCACCATGTAGATTTCACCCTCAATGGTTTCCTGCACCAGTTGGGTAAACTCCACGCCCAGCTTGCGGGCAAAGCCCAGACCGGCCTGGGTGGGGTTGCCCTCAGCATCCAGGGCCACCCGAATGGGCGGGCCTTTGGTTTTAAAGGTGCGTTCTGCCTGTAATTCCGGCAAGGCCTGAATGATCAGGGCCAGTCGTCGGGGGGTGACGTAAACCGCCATCTCGCCATAGGGCAATGCCTGTTCATCCAGAGCGGCCTTGACTTTGTCGGTCAGCTCGGTGGGGGCGGACAACAGAAACTCCAGCGGGAGTTCCTCTGCGCCAATTTCCAGCAGGTATTGGTTGGAGTGAGGGGATGCGGTCATAAGTCGGGTTAGCCTCGTTCGGAGTCACGCTTTACAGTGGCTCCATTCTCCTACAGGCAAACCGGTAAGGAAAGG carries:
- a CDS encoding DUF366 family protein — encoded protein: MKYHFVPEETPYTGKELNNHWIYRNYGILGDSVVAFIGPCEVDQDSMVDLEDVLNDDYIYSKKMLNFIVEVFGITLQEGVLLQRLFTSIIQDRINLLNPEARIRRRGDDLFFEDTAKLSVSICTLSPTSILIHTGINIDPQGAPVEASGLATELGMGDQVEPFALACMRTLAEEWADIRLSCCKVRAVV
- the glyS gene encoding glycine--tRNA ligase subunit beta, whose amino-acid sequence is MTASPHSNQYLLEIGAEELPLEFLLSAPTELTDKVKAALDEQALPYGEMAVYVTPRRLALIIQALPELQAERTFKTKGPPIRVALDAEGNPTQAGLGFARKLGVEFTQLVQETIEGEIYMVLNQQLKGRPTRELLAELLPGIVLGLSGSHFMAWGSNTIRFSRPIRWLVSLWNNQHLPLSIGPVNSDTVSHGHRVMAQGPVTIASVDEYLNKLKAEGAVLADQCVRRQLIWEELQASAQQLGGTVVENERLLDTVTMLVEQPSVVVGRFEERFLDIPEEVTTTVMTAHQKYFPVRAADGRLMPYFMTVSNGRKQAAETIRHGNEKVLTARLEDARFFFLEDQKIPLIDRLESLKGITFQKGLGSMYEKALRLEKLAQQVAAALGYDAPQQALTQRAAQLAKTDLVTGMVFEFTELQGAMGRKYASLSGEPEAVAEAIFEHYLPRFTGDLVAQSPVGIAVSLADKIDTIVAVFSQKNAKLPSGSKDPLGLRRMASGIIQTVLENKLTVDLLALMGQAYQALVSSAPPTAKFEDEKTTLNLVNTFILQRFRGWLLEQDNRYDLIDAVLESDTSPLRDLADVLTRLEALKQLTQNEDTLKKVYEPANRIYKILGQHYNPQATVALVQAAHLRDEAEQALLDQLSHLESQGIHASYTQLSEQLSALSPAVESFFEKVMVNDPDDAVRKNRYNLLSVLNRFYLKLACFTRLVV
- a CDS encoding transglycosylase domain-containing protein, which gives rise to MADRQFELPVDVRRKSEVVQDRLGLIILITTVSVFTFLIFLLSVLLGNKLAEAAAALPNVKVLHEWHPYESTRIYDRNGTLIANIHGDEDRVVVPLKDISPNIQRAVMAIEDNRFYEHNGVDIRGTLRAASANFRGEDVQGGSTLTQQLVKNLFLSPERAITRKVAEALLAMRVERHYDKNKILEMYLNQVYWGNQSYGIEKAARRYFKKPARDLTIGESALLAGLLKAPEGISPYAYPKAARKRQLEVLGAMVTFGYITEEQRAKAATEQLELNRQLPKPSKHPFFIQYVVEQLKEKFGDSAVRQGGLKVYTTMDQPVQELAEKALYDEMDKIKYSGASEGSFIVQNLANGHILALVGGRDFEKNQFNHATQQHRAIGSTFKPLVYLTAFRLGLVSPESQISDSPVCFNNGYSNWCPHNWDGRYMGSMTIRKALTLSRNTPTVKLGLKMGIDPVIETARLAGITSPIDANFSSLLGSAGISPLEVITAYSTIARGGIYLPPTVLMKVEDSRGREIHLERPQPERRFEEGPVYNLISILQDVVEKGTGKNAIIPGRAVAGKTGTTDEMRDIWFSGFTADMVGSVWMGNDKYVPLRGVFSSNSVTVWGNFAREYYKMYPIQAVEFPKPPKILVEKKYLGPKQESAESAALDEEKPSASPASPTAKAPAVDDPAYGYSPLHPGAGGVPMNNDNNSGELKPLIDPNANRRPATLAAPLPITGGGANTNPESGVH